Proteins found in one Muntiacus reevesi chromosome 2, mMunRee1.1, whole genome shotgun sequence genomic segment:
- the EMX2 gene encoding homeobox protein EMX2 isoform X2, translated as MFQPAPKRCFTIESLVAKDSPLPASRSEDPIRPAALSYANSSPINPFLNGFHSAAAAAAAGRGVYSNPDLVFAEAVSHPPNPAVPVHPVPPPHALAAHPLPSSHSPHPLFASQQRDPSTFYPWLIHRYRYLGHRFQGKSMVSEPKDEVQKAEAGGGRLRFATKEKRDAPY; from the exons ATGTTCCAGCCGGCGCCCAAGCGCTGCTTCACCATCGAGTCGCTGGTGGCCAAGGACAGTCCCCTGCCCGCCTCGCGCTCCGAAGATCCCATCCGTCCCGCGGCGCTCAGCTACGCCAACTCCAGCCCCATAAACCCGTTCCTCAACGGCTTCCactcggccgccgccgccgccgccgccggcagGGGCGTCTACTCCAACCCGGACTTGGTGTTCGCCGAGGCGGTCTCGCACCCGCCAAACCCGGCCGTTCCCGTGCACCCGGTGCCGCCGCCGCACGCCCTGgctgcccaccccctgccctccTCGCACTCGCCACACCCCCTCTTCGCCTCGCAGCAGCGGGACCCGTCCACCTTCTACCCCTGGCTCATCCATCGCTATCGATATCTGGGCCACCGCTTCCAAG GTAAAAGTATGGTTTCAGAACCGAAGGACGAAGTTCAAAAGgcagaagctggaggaggaaggctCAGATtcgcaacaaaagaaaaaagggacGCACCATATTAA
- the EMX2 gene encoding homeobox protein EMX2 isoform X1 → MFQPAPKRCFTIESLVAKDSPLPASRSEDPIRPAALSYANSSPINPFLNGFHSAAAAAAAGRGVYSNPDLVFAEAVSHPPNPAVPVHPVPPPHALAAHPLPSSHSPHPLFASQQRDPSTFYPWLIHRYRYLGHRFQGNDTSPESFLLHNALARKPKRIRTAFSPSQLLRLEHAFEKNHYVVGAERKQLAHSLSLTETQVKVWFQNRRTKFKRQKLEEEGSDSQQKKKGTHHINRWRIATKQASPEEIDVTSDD, encoded by the exons ATGTTCCAGCCGGCGCCCAAGCGCTGCTTCACCATCGAGTCGCTGGTGGCCAAGGACAGTCCCCTGCCCGCCTCGCGCTCCGAAGATCCCATCCGTCCCGCGGCGCTCAGCTACGCCAACTCCAGCCCCATAAACCCGTTCCTCAACGGCTTCCactcggccgccgccgccgccgccgccggcagGGGCGTCTACTCCAACCCGGACTTGGTGTTCGCCGAGGCGGTCTCGCACCCGCCAAACCCGGCCGTTCCCGTGCACCCGGTGCCGCCGCCGCACGCCCTGgctgcccaccccctgccctccTCGCACTCGCCACACCCCCTCTTCGCCTCGCAGCAGCGGGACCCGTCCACCTTCTACCCCTGGCTCATCCATCGCTATCGATATCTGGGCCACCGCTTCCAAG GGAACGACACGAGCCCGGAGAGCTTTCTTTTGCACAACGCGCTGGCCCGAAAGCCGAAGCGGATCCGCACCGCCTTTTCCCCGTCCCAGCTTCTGAGACTGGAACACGCCTTCGAGAAGAACCACTACGTGGTGGGCGCCGAGAGGAAGCAGTTGGCGCACAGCCTCAGCCTCACGGAAACTCAG GTAAAAGTATGGTTTCAGAACCGAAGGACGAAGTTCAAAAGgcagaagctggaggaggaaggctCAGATtcgcaacaaaagaaaaaagggacGCACCATATTAACCGGTGGAGGATCGCCACTAAGCAGGCGAGTCCCGAGGAAATAGATGTGACCTCAGACGATTAA